In Daphnia magna isolate NIES linkage group LG5, ASM2063170v1.1, whole genome shotgun sequence, the sequence TCCTAAGGCCGTAACCTTGCAAATAACTTTACACTTATTTGTGATCCAGTACTAGGGCACCCCCCAGACCAGCTGCAGAACCCAAGAAGAAAATGGCTCCACCAAGGCCCCCGCCACCCAAGGCCAGTGCTCAGCTGAAGGCAGTGCAGAGTGCTGTTGTTTTTGCTGGAATGATTTCACAGCCCAAGAAACAAAATCAGGCTCTGCTGACTTCATCGGTGACGGCACCAGATCTCCTAATCAATTGGGATTCACCGCCGACATCACCAACTCCTGGCCGATCATCCAGCGATGGTCTAAGTCTCAAGAGCTTCGGGTCAGACAGCAGCGGCACACATGGCGCATTCAGCACGATGACTCGGAGCGAAAGTGGTTTTGAGAGTGAACCCGACGCATGGAGTGAAACAGCTGTCACTACGGCCGCACCCGCCAAAAATGGTAAACGCTCCAAAACGCCTTACATAGCGCGTTCCCATGCATCGCCGTGAACGAAATGGGTGTAGAGGACGGGATAAGATTGTAAACATGATATCGAATAACGCCCCCATCCTCAAATTTCTCGGTCGAGTGTCGTGACATTTTAAATGCTagcattgttgttgttttgttattgtgcagAGAACTTGAAACCATTTACCATGCCCACAATAATCCGGCCGAATCGATCCAGACCGCATCCTCCGGCCATCAAATCGTCGACCCATCTGCAGGTTTTGGAAAAGATTGCCTCCATTCCAGTTGCGCCCGTCAACTATCCGCGATCGTCTTCGCCTTACTTGGCCGATTTGCTCGATTTGGACGTCACGCAGGACGACTATTCGCCCCCAGAGCCTTCCATTCCGCCACCAGCTCCGCCTTCCTTTCTGTTGAATTCATCTCTTGCCGACGCTGCTGTTGCCGCCCTTTCCTCTTCGTCGCCTCCGCGCTCCCTTGAACTGGACTCGCCCGATGTTGGATCGGCCGTGGCTCTCTTTGATTACCAGAGTTCTCACTCTGGGGATCTTAACTTTAAGGTAGAAAAGCATCACAAATCCTTCGTGTTTGGCAGGACACGCACGCGGAAACTTCCCTAGGTGTCTAAATGAAATTTATCCGCCTTCCTGTACGCAGCAAAAGTTAGCGAAATTCAAGCCAGGGTTTTCTGCGTGAATGCACGGTCGCCTGGCATCGGCTGCACGAGTTTAGTCTTACACCCCCAGGGCTTCGCTGACCCTTGTCTCTTAAGAGTCTAAAGAGTAGTCTGATTCAAATTTACTGGCGACAGATTTCCGAATATCCTTTCGCCATGTTTGATACGTTCGATTTTCGTAATTAGTAACGTATCATCATTTCTACAGGAAGGGGACAGGATCGTCTTGATATCTCAAGTGAACGATGAATGGTACAGAGGGTCTATCGGTTCTTCGGAAGGAATGTTTCCAGCAAGTTTCGTTCGCGTCGACGTCCCGTTGGAGCGCAAGTCGACCACTTCAAATCGAGCAGTGGCCTTGTACGCCTTTACAGCCGAAACCGATCAGGATTTGAGTTTAAAGGTAAAGAGAGTCACCAATGACATTTGCTTCGCTTTGAATTTGTTGAGGGCAGCTAACACAAATTGTGTTACGGTTCGGTCGGCTGGAACGACAGGAAGGTGACATTGTTCGAGTGATTGAATCCGTTGGCAACGGCTGGCTTTTTGGAGAGGATTTGTCCGGTCGGCGAGGTCAATTTCCCGAATCTTTTGTCCGCCTAGAGCACTGAGTCACCTATACGCCGTCTGTGTGGAGTTTGTATCTCTCGATTTTGTTATCTGCCTTTGCATCGGATTTTCTTCTGTTCAAAGATGGGAATCGTGATGTTTTCAACTGAAATCAACTTTGAAgattatatataaatatacatatTCTTTGAATGATAATGCCTCGTACGAGTGTGAGAACATTGCactttatatttatatacataTGTACATGCTAAATGAGAATACATTGAATTCCCGACCCTATGAAACAAATGCCTCGCATTTCGAAAATAcgttggatttttttaaaaaaagaaatccaccATCGTTATAGTAAAGCCATCTACCAATCAAGCATGATGCGACGCCAAGCGGAATGCTGCATTCATTACAAGATGATGCCAATTGGGAGATGTAATCCACACAGCCGGGGATGCCGTCTCGTAATAAATCCGAGTGGCACACTATTATTTGACGACAGGAAAATGAACGAGCTAATTACAAAAGGAAGAGAAGAGCTAATTGCATTGCATGTCGTCCCTTTGTGGCCCGTCTCTCGCACACCACGTCGACGTGAGAAAATGTTGTAGAAACTCGCCAACTCGTAGAAATTCAAAAGGCAAAATTACATTCTGTACATTATGATGGATGAGGCAGGCAGGCAGGCAGGCAGGCAGGCAGGCAGGGATGTTATCAGCTGTAGTACAGCTCGTCAACGGCCGATGAAACTTCGTAGTTACTGCCTTGCAATTCCGGTTCGAGAATATCTTCCGGCTCTTGTTCGTCGCACGACCATCTCCTCGTCTGACGGGGCAGCGTCAATCGATTTTTCAGGATAGGACGCAAAGGCCGTTGGGCGTTAGGCTGATGATTcgaatgatgatgatgacgatgatggTGGCGGACGGATCTATCGATGTCGTCGTCTAGGCAACGGCCCCAAGTGTCCTGCATTTGTGCAAGACGTTTCTGGAGGGCGCGATATTCGAGCAGGAAGCGATTGAGCTGGCCGGTGTGATAGGCGTAACGTCGATGAAAATCTTCGTCAAATTCTTCCGAATGATGACGACGGATCAATTCCGTTTGGGCCGTGTCCAATTCGGAATCGTA encodes:
- the LOC116922927 gene encoding abl interactor 1 isoform X1, coding for MAQRTLSLNVKAPVRPAPPPPLNIAKVNTSHVQHAVPVSSSTRAPPRPAAEPKKKMAPPRPPPPKASAQLKAVQSAVVFAGMISQPKKQNQALLTSSVTAPDLLINWDSPPTSPTPGRSSSDGLSLKSFGSDSSGTHGAFSTMTRSESGFESEPDAWSETAVTTAAPAKNENLKPFTMPTIIRPNRSRPHPPAIKSSTHLQVLEKIASIPVAPVNYPRSSSPYLADLLDLDVTQDDYSPPEPSIPPPAPPSFLLNSSLADAAVAALSSSSPPRSLELDSPDVGSAVALFDYQSSHSGDLNFKEGDRIVLISQVNDEWYRGSIGSSEGMFPASFVRVDVPLERKSTTSNRAVALYAFTAETDQDLSLKEGDIVRVIESVGNGWLFGEDLSGRRGQFPESFVRLEH
- the LOC116922927 gene encoding abl interactor 2 isoform X2 translates to MAQRTLSLNVKAPVRPAPPPPLNIAKVNTSHVQHAVPVSSTRAPPRPAAEPKKKMAPPRPPPPKASAQLKAVQSAVVFAGMISQPKKQNQALLTSSVTAPDLLINWDSPPTSPTPGRSSSDGLSLKSFGSDSSGTHGAFSTMTRSESGFESEPDAWSETAVTTAAPAKNENLKPFTMPTIIRPNRSRPHPPAIKSSTHLQVLEKIASIPVAPVNYPRSSSPYLADLLDLDVTQDDYSPPEPSIPPPAPPSFLLNSSLADAAVAALSSSSPPRSLELDSPDVGSAVALFDYQSSHSGDLNFKEGDRIVLISQVNDEWYRGSIGSSEGMFPASFVRVDVPLERKSTTSNRAVALYAFTAETDQDLSLKEGDIVRVIESVGNGWLFGEDLSGRRGQFPESFVRLEH